The following are from one region of the Arachis duranensis cultivar V14167 chromosome 10, aradu.V14167.gnm2.J7QH, whole genome shotgun sequence genome:
- the LOC107469432 gene encoding proteasome activator subunit 4-like codes for MTSSLAGKALVKLIKRWPSVISKSVITLTNKLQDSNAEEYAVLGSCSVLASQTVLKQLTTKAINELFVKYNIQFSGVSKSFFRISDKDNHTCGLGFSDLVSQVGSMSFDSTGLHWRYNLMANRVLLLLALASRNHPNSSTRLLSETAGHFLKNLKSQLPQTRILAISALNTLLKKSPYKLSPGEKSAVLEDLQGNAKSSLEEALTHTFQEEGFFNETLNSLSHVHIISDSESASGCFSAMKLFTFLKEATLISIHQHHM; via the exons ATGACATCATC GCTTGCAGGAAAAGCTCTAGTGAAGCTAATCAAGAGATGGCCGTCTGTGATCTCTAAGTCTGTTATCACCCTTACCAACAAGTTGCAGGATTCCAATGCTGAGGAATATGCAGTGCTGGGTTCTTGTTCGGTCCTTGCCTCACAAACGGTTCTTAAACAGTTGACTACG AAAGCAATTAATGAG CTTTTTGTAAAGTACAACATCCAATTTTCTGGAGTATCTAAAAGCTTTTTTAGGATATCAGACAAAGACAACCATACTTGTGGACTGGGATTTTCAGATTTGGTTTCTCAAGTTGGCTCCATGAGTTTTGATTCCACTGGCTTGCATTGGCG GTATAATTTAATGGCTAACAGAGTTTTGCTCTTGCTAGCTTTGGCTTCTCGGAACCACCCAAATTCATCAACTAGACTCCTGAGTGAAACAGCTG GCCACTTTTTGAAGAATTTGAAAAGTCAACTTCCTCAGACAAGGATACTTGCAATTTCGGCTTTGAATACACTCTTAAAGAAATCACCGTACAAGCTGTCACCTGGTGAGAAATCTGCTGTACTCGAGGATTTGCAAGGCAATGCCAAGTCATCCCTTGAAGAAGCTTTAACTCACACCTTTCAGGAAGAGGGTTTCTTCAACGAGACACTCAATAGTCTTTCTCATGTTCATATCATAAGTGATTCTGAAAGTGCTTCAGGATGTTTTTCTGCTATGAAGCTTTTTACATTTTTGAAAGAAGCAACCTTGATATCTATACACCAACATCACATGTAA
- the LOC107469436 gene encoding uncharacterized protein LOC107469436: protein MPQITSIWLKRLVKVVLVKSIMESSMARYVYGSVSPKIDVYAFRVVLYELISGKEALMRSGGASGAELKGLVALVIINDFAMELLQIEKQLKDEARREALRVANEERKKLKAEAAQIMAQERKIAQQEFRETLLKEGAEKLENWRMKVKNHGEKMAEKKELLRQQSSKWIDEANLEAQILESIVSFR, encoded by the exons ATGCCACAAATAACTTCAATTTGGCTAAAAAGATTGGTCAAGGTGGTTTTGGTGAAGTCTATTATGGAGAGCTCAATGGCGAG ATATGTATATGGAAGTGTTTCTCCCAAAATAGATGTATATGCTTTCAGAGTTGTTCTATATGAGCTTATTTCTGGAAAAGAAGCTTTGATGAGGAGTGGTGGTGCATCTGGTGCTGAATTGAAGGGCCTTGTGGCTTTGGTGATTATTAATGACTTTGCTATGGAGTTGCTTCAGATCGAGAAGCAGCTCAAGGACGAAGCTCGCAGAGAAGCCCTTAGAGTTGCCAATGAGGAGCGCAAGAAGCTCAAGGCTGAAGCTGCGCAAATCATGGCTCAGGAGCGCAAGATCGCACAACAAGAATTCAGAGAAACACTC TTAAAAGAAGGAGCTGAGAAACTTGAAAATTGGAGGATGAAGGTCAAAAATCATGGTGAGAAGATGGCAGAAAAGAAAGAGTTATTGCGTCAACAAAGCTCAAAGTGGATCGATGAAGCTAATCTTGAGGCACAAATATTGGAATCCATCGTTTCCTTTCGCTGA